GCCCTGCGGGGAATTGAATACGAGGCCTTTAACCGTTCCGTTGATGTAGTTATGAGCCGCCTCCGTTCTAAATTACTCGATGACCCGAAATCGCCCTCATTCATCAAAACAGTCTGGGGAACCGGATATGTCTTTATCGTTGAGGAAAGTGAATATGGCAAATAACAGATTCCAGCGGATTATCCATTCGGTTTTTACAAAAATACTTCTTACTCTTCTGGTTGCCGGGATCAGCATAAATCTAATAGCAGCTGTATTTTTTATTCATGGCGCAAGAGAATCTCTGAAAGGTGCCTGGCAACATAATATCGATCAGTATCTTGAATATATAATTAAAGACCTGGGAACACCGCCGAGTATGGAAAGAGCAAAAAATATCGTCAAGCAAGCTGCATTGCAGATACGCTACGAAAGTCCGGACCTGACCTGGACAACATCGAATGAAATCCCCACGAGTAGTATGCTCCATTTAAAAACAGATCAGAAGAACCACTTTATAAGAATGCCTTTCAAAGAGGGAAAGTATATTATCGCCCTGTCTCGAGGCTCCGACACATATATCTTCAGTTTTCATCCCCATCCGCCGCTTGAGAAAAGGAGGATAGTTTTTATAATCTTGCTGGTCTTTATTCTGACGATTGTTGTTCTGATTGCTTACCTTATAATCAGGCGCATACTGAGACCTGTAAAATATCTTTCCGAAGGAGTCCGGCAAGTCGCCAGCGGTCATCTTGACCATCGGGTGCCCACAAGCTGTACGATGGAGTTCGGTCAGCTTGCAGAAGCTTTTAACGATATGACGCTTCGGATACAAAACATGCTTCATGCCAAAGATCAGCTTCTTCTTGATGTTAGTCATGAATTGCGGTCTCCTTTAACGCGCATGAAAGTTGCCCTTGAATTAATGCCTGACGGGCAGACGAAAGAGAATGTCATTGACGACATACGGGAGATGGAAATAATGATCTCTGAAATACTGGAAGCTGCACGTCTGAGGAACACAACAGAGAGCCTGCAGATCGAATCAATACCCGTAAAAAATTTCCTTAGTGAAATCTGTGAAATCCATTCGAATAAACAGCCGGGCATCAGGATCGGTGATATTCCTGACAATGCTTGCATCCACGGCGACCCCATGCTCGTGAAAATTGTTTTCAATAATATTATCAGTAATGCCGTCAAATATTCCTCTCCTGACGGGGAGCCTGTAAAACTCTCGTGGAAGGAAGATCCTCAATATGCAATTGTTGAAATTCAAGACCGGGGTGTCGGTATTCCGGAAACAGAACTGCCCTATATCTTCGAACCTTTCTATCGGGTGGACAAGTCGCGATCCAAACATACCGGGGGATATGGATTGGGTTTGAGCCTTTGCAAGACAATTATGGAATCACATCAAGGGAAGATAGAAGTCGAAAGTGCTCCGGGAACCGGCACAATTGTCTCCCTCTTTTTCCCCTTGATAAATAATAGCGCCTGACTCGGATCGCTCCGCTTTAAGGATTGTTCATGTAAGAAACTTCATGCAGTTTCTCGAGCAGCGGGGAGTTCATTTTGTTTCTCCCTCAAATATTGATACTGCCTGTTGGGGAATATATACTTTCTTTGTGCGCGGGGCAAAGACCGTTATTCCCTGCATCCTGTATTCTTTTTGATCTGCGCCTATCCGAATAATGTCTTTACTAAAAGGCATCTCTGCATATCTGCCCTTCTTTTCTATTATCAGTACCGGATTTATAGAATCTTTTTTCTCTATCTTTACATTTGCCCCGATTCTTCCAAAAACCTCCTCAGCATCGACAAAAAGCTCTCTATCTATAACAGCCAGATCAACACCCATGCCCCTGGCAATTATTTGCGCAATATCTGTATTTTCGATAAGGCCGATATACTTATTGAGCCCGTAAACATAGAAAAACAAGTCTTCGCCTGTATGTCCACTTGTAGCCCAGCCGATATTAGCCCTCCTGCTGATCATCGGCCCTGTGGCATAGCCCATTTCTCCCGGCTTTGCCTTTTTAATGGCATCAATCTCATCCTGTGTGAGATCATTCACTCCGGTGTATTGCGCCACGACCTTTCTGATATGTTCATCTGAGGAGTTCTTTGCTATTACCTTTTCAAGACCTTCACCTG
This DNA window, taken from Pseudomonadota bacterium, encodes the following:
- a CDS encoding HAMP domain-containing sensor histidine kinase, with translation MANNRFQRIIHSVFTKILLTLLVAGISINLIAAVFFIHGARESLKGAWQHNIDQYLEYIIKDLGTPPSMERAKNIVKQAALQIRYESPDLTWTTSNEIPTSSMLHLKTDQKNHFIRMPFKEGKYIIALSRGSDTYIFSFHPHPPLEKRRIVFIILLVFILTIVVLIAYLIIRRILRPVKYLSEGVRQVASGHLDHRVPTSCTMEFGQLAEAFNDMTLRIQNMLHAKDQLLLDVSHELRSPLTRMKVALELMPDGQTKENVIDDIREMEIMISEILEAARLRNTTESLQIESIPVKNFLSEICEIHSNKQPGIRIGDIPDNACIHGDPMLVKIVFNNIISNAVKYSSPDGEPVKLSWKEDPQYAIVEIQDRGVGIPETELPYIFEPFYRVDKSRSKHTGGYGLGLSLCKTIMESHQGKIEVESAPGTGTIVSLFFPLINNSA